TGTCGAGGTTCAGCGTTGCGTGTCCGGCGGTAAGCTTTGCGGTCGCAATTTCTGCGCCATTGATTCCCAAGACGTGCACCTTTGCGGTACCGCGGGCGTTTATCGTAAGCGTGCGACCCTGAGTCAGCACCGAGAACTTTGCACTTGCGATGGTCTTAGGCTTGATTGCATCAGGGTTGTATAGCTTAATCGGGTTTTCATCGTAACGGGTGGCAAGTGCCATTAGGTACCAGGTACTATGCGGTAGCCACTGTTCCACCCAACGCCAGTTGTTCCACGGTTCTTTGGGATCAAAGCCTACGTAGGCAACGCCATCGTCATCCCAGGCGATTCCCGAACCGTCCGTACTCTTGCCGGTAATGCCGTTTGCGATGCCTCCCTTGAGGGTTGCGTCATAGTCGGAGGTGCCGTCGTACTTGGCGGGGTTCTTTTTTCCGATGCCGTACATCATGCATGTGCCGTAAGGGTTCTTGCCCAAAATCCAGTCGAGCTGGTCGGTTGCGTACTTGTTGATGTTAGTGTCGAGGAGGCTTAAATCACTTGCGACAAGCGATGCCGCTGCTGCAAGGCTTGCGATACGGGCGTCTTCGCCTTGCCACCAGTACTTGCTTTCGTTGTCGTGCGGGATAAAGAAACCATCCTTGATGTTTCCGCCAGTTTTGTATGTCTGACGGGCGTAACCGAACGGGTTTTCGACCTTGTTTGTAATGGAGATGAGCCAGCTCAAGTGCTTGCGAACGGCAGATAGTGCTGTCTTGTAGATAATTTCACCGTTGGTGGCGGAACAGTCAAATTCAGGGGGGCAAGGTTCGCGTGCGATTTGCATTTCCGCTTCCAGGAATCGCATCAAGGCAATCAGCGGGAGTCCTGCGTCGCTTGCGTGCCAGAACGGACGAGTCTTCGCGTCGTCGCTCCAGAAATATCCATCTTCGCTAATGCGGGCGGCGAGGTGTCCAGCGCGGCTTTCCATATCGTCCATGTAGGAGGCTTTTCCCGTAGCGAGGAACAGTTCCGTTGCCGCAAGGAGTGCGGTGTAGTCATCAATGATGTTTTCCTTGCCGTCGTCGCAGTAGGCGCAATTGCTACCGATGCTTTGCTTTTCAGAGAGGTGTGCATAAGCTTTCTCGGCTGCAGCGAGGTACTGTTCGCTGGTGTAATCGCCTTTGACTCCAAGTTTTGCCACGCGGGCAAGGCCGGCAATGGCCATGCCGCCGCCTTCGCGGAATGCCGTCTGGTAATTATTGCTCTTGACGCCGTCGGAACCGCTAAAGGCGCAAAGGTAGCGACTTCCCATGCCCCAGTTGTCGAATACAGTCATGTAGAAGAATCCCTGTTCGTCAAGCATGCGTACCAAGAAGTCTGCGCCGTAGGCGGCTTCGTCTGCGGTTTTTGCCTTGGTGCTTGTAGACGCGAGTAGCTCCGGAATGCGCTCCGCTGTAAAAGCGAGAGCCCACACCGTTAGGGGAATCTGTTGCGGATTCAAATAGTTGGCGTAAGATAGATGACTCAGGTACTTGCTCACGTCGCCGCTAGCATCGTACCAGCCGCCGCGAACATCGCGCGTAACGCCCGAACTCCCGTAAACGGAAACCTTCTGGTCCCATTCGGTAATGGGAGCCTTGTCGGCGCGGTCGTCGTAGAAGTAGTCCAGCACCATGCCGAGGGTGCTCTTGGCAAGCTGGTTTCCGCCTACAGAGAATTCCGCTGATGTGGATGGGCTGCCTGTGACATCGCCGATATAGTACGTTCCTGCGTACATAAAACTGTAGGGAATTTCGATGCGATAGTATTTTCCGCTTTTAGACCAATTGTCGGGATTTTCGCCTT
Above is a genomic segment from Fibrobacter sp. UWB15 containing:
- a CDS encoding glycoside hydrolase family 9 protein, with protein sequence MNTICKILPFAIAASAFADNTFFLNEAGYDLGMPFSAVVQSTEELEGTKWSLYFNRDNMPQTQGLPAQVLAEGVFGKGENPDNWSKSGKYYRIEIPYSFMYAGTYYIGDVTGSPSTSAEFSVGGNQLAKSTLGMVLDYFYDDRADKAPITEWDQKVSVYGSSGVTRDVRGGWYDASGDVSKYLSHLSYANYLNPQQIPLTVWALAFTAERIPELLASTSTKAKTADEAAYGADFLVRMLDEQGFFYMTVFDNWGMGSRYLCAFSGSDGVKSNNYQTAFREGGGMAIAGLARVAKLGVKGDYTSEQYLAAAEKAYAHLSEKQSIGSNCAYCDDGKENIIDDYTALLAATELFLATGKASYMDDMESRAGHLAARISEDGYFWSDDAKTRPFWHASDAGLPLIALMRFLEAEMQIAREPCPPEFDCSATNGEIIYKTALSAVRKHLSWLISITNKVENPFGYARQTYKTGGNIKDGFFIPHDNESKYWWQGEDARIASLAAAASLVASDLSLLDTNINKYATDQLDWILGKNPYGTCMMYGIGKKNPAKYDGTSDYDATLKGGIANGITGKSTDGSGIAWDDDGVAYVGFDPKEPWNNWRWVEQWLPHSTWYLMALATRYDENPIKLYNPDAIKPKTIASAKFSVLTQGRTLTINARGTAKVHVLGINGAEIATAKLTAGHATLNLDNVQSGIYMVKVDGFGAKKIVIK